The Coccidioides posadasii str. Silveira chromosome 3, complete sequence genome contains a region encoding:
- a CDS encoding uncharacterized protein (SECRETED:SignalP(1-18)~EggNog:ENOG410PJ5G~COG:S~BUSCO:407at33183): MISIQHACLPSVLAYAAATTLPPSPTDSPPRCDTPTSQVINFNLPSLPLKGSSTPLNGAGKESGEDIHAPALESSDRSPNRLPEPELEPRNNEPSTEDETVLETVLLEPQVERKPVMEKVHKVSFAQFASQIQLQRHQRIQKRNVLRRLWNLRVCIALSSRLLRVASTVQKGLVENFKHGDKAGFISVYNSIFEIRDLWESFSKHHVLGHDEPSENYADRPGIHPCSFTQRLTPRSREDLVEILTRVRTDSDFLFQCLVSLSPAQLSALISTAHALDAGEASSPLGSRNKPPSLFSKRANSHSNAIKEHAFAFERTDPISALLFNVFAAPLESNSPESYLRLNVWSSTCAKLISHGGSGYYSFVGQILSIWSGATEWKAKPKLEIYLMDVLQKGAFLLEYPDNRRLGLDTDGFDPLRTDVAEQFFQAAVHDLFAVLDDSDAGLPAGAIELGNAILGKLGTAEFRKRFLDFIFFQWFFRKHLPSALSYLEAHGLMLDFHITKDARERLLGQISHRAQFYVSRILQTPSQYTLVPPRIRHHIEKMLSHFNPSLPKHATSQTTLSDYASAGDVSENFLFLSPTDITTILDVIFPKAGSLNSAEPTQNFPNSLSPTFCSGPNDGRTFEPSLFQGRMNSFSSRSFSAKTVFTTEISSQDSPKSYYVSPSRTASPVSPQESFSRNADRIRYELSEINESEDRHSLGAPTSEDWAIIAISTDGHRLSLQLDGEDSVSLEATPTNLAGLSMEDQNALENAIFRLTDEFDPLSNVASADNGSNTPDCAESESSLRRGFINAMIRCQRQSDFPTSHYWWNAARLLRIVAKGRPTSATDDKVLNPLYWAAKHSADFDFSIVNQCSPKTIGLKHTLNHFQGQVKSAMGSLAKLRNKMWYMTDVKNSLRYEDARNVALALKSMAGFQALSAAPEPKSKFGSRSLGGSFLQKPEIQVMNVMKAPASQGGPTKLSDEQVDITRKWLHRSGIDNFCRGEERIHRFSYEVKTSVSKLVGESMYDSPVLWSSELFQKERSMFEAAGARPLTGLSTGTSIRPSSITSEESLYPYPSQSLGGRNLDSLFRAPNDVPSLVRKSSFQSIGSDRWKTKDGGADTSSIGDSPGRAASTVESYQPFWSPIHTQAQSTTSISSFQSRPASMVSDVLTTRRLERTPPGKAAFLDELRQTLTSLLLSDLGSPVWSCGSETDAWFSDYLNQARIRDQMAKNERLDRFLADLSAPLSIRPEDDPICRSGKSLRRSLSAVSLLSRSKVANLATGSEAAGNAERETEDNFAFGYNEAFRRLMDQFSRHANPFTKLRALNDLRRLVIASLTIGNGSVELVNNQFAALPRIYRRQGRGHRNSVSEGSKPLNVADDQTPTPSSPVPATNEISSGSSANSLPSDNQIIRALRELIQKFQPKTLFRDLQFIAAFVPSEVLNKADAGTAFLQFGLAAFELKDDVCHSMVQIADNIVSQELNKRQRQSPFSPRIGNGIEDAARMWIITAQEGNAVAQRELAILYLTHPEILPRVTFPLTMPRETFNRDMMYRRDLELKSDPQSLCLALHWMQLSAAGGDELAQNRLREREEFESLA; encoded by the exons ATGATCAGTATCCAACATGCCTGTCTTCCATCGGTTCTGGCATACGCGGCTGCTACAA CATTACCACCTTCGCCTACTGATTCTCCGCCCCGATGCGACACCCCAACGTCGCAAGTCATTAATTTTAACCTACCAAGTCTCCCTCTAAAAGGTAGTTCGACTCCCTTAAATGGCGCTGGTAAGGAGTCGGGAGAGGATATCCACGCTCCCGCACTGGAATCTTCAGATCGCTCCCCAAACCGTCTGCCGGAACCAGAGCTGGAACCACGGAATAATGAACCGTCGACAGAGGACGAGACGGTTCTGGAGACTGTTCTGTTAGAGCCACAGGTTGAGAGGAAACCAGTGATGGAGAAAGTCCACAAAGTGTCGTTTGCCCAGTTTGCCAGCCAAATTCAGCTTCAAAGGCACCAAAGGATCCAGAAGCGGAATGTTTTACGACGCCTATGGAATCTCCGGGTTTGCATTGCACTTTCTAGCCGACTGCTTCGGGTTGCGTCTACTGTGCAAAAAGGTTTGGTCGAGAATTTTAAGCATGGCGACAAGGCTGGTTTCATCTCCGTCTACAATAGCATCTTTGAAATTCGTGATCTTTGGGAATCCTTTTCGAAGCATCATGTCCTGGGTCACGACGAACCATCTGAAAATTATGCGGACCGGCCGGGCATTCACCCTTGTAGTTTCACCCAACGCCTAACCCCAAGGTCACGGGAAGATCTCGTCGAAATACTTACCCGCGTGAGGACCGATTCGGACTTTTTGTTTCAATGTTTAGTTAGCTTGTCTCCAGCTCAACTTTCAGCTCTCATTTCTACTGCTCATGCATTGGACGCTGGTGAGGCCTCCTCCCCTCTTGGCTCTCGTAACAAGCCGCCCTCGCTCTTCTCGAAGCGGGCAAATTCTCATTCCAATGCCATCAAGGAACATGCTTTTGCGTTTGAGCGTACCGATCCTATCTCAGCTTTGTTATTCAACGTCTTTGCAGCTCCCTTGGAGTCGAATTCGCCAGAGTCCTACCTTCGCCTGAACGTTTGGTCCTCGACTTGTGCTAAATTAATATCTCATGGCGGAAGCGGCTATTACTCCTTTGTTGGTCAAATTTTGTCCATCTGGTCTGGTGCTACGGAATGGAAAGCAAAACCAAAGCTTGAGATCTACTTGATGGATGTTCTCCAGAAAGGTGCCTTCTTGCTTGAATACCCGGATAACCGTAGATTGGGTCTGGATACCGACGGCTTTGATCCCTTGAGGACTGATGTTGCTGAACAGTTTTTCCAAGCTGCCGTCCATGACTTGTTTGCAGTCCTTGATGATTCTGATGCTGGCCTTCCAGCAGGCGCGATTGAACTTGGAAATGCTATCCTCGGAAAGCTCGGTACAGCTGAATTCCGGAAAAGATTTTTGGATTTTATATTTTTCCAGTGGTTCTTCCGCAAGCATTTGCCCAGTGCGTTGTCCTATTTGGAG GCACATGGGCTCATGCTCGATTTCCATATTACGAAAGATGCGCGAGAACGACTCCTGGGGCAGATTTCGCACCGAGCCCAATTCTATGTGTCCCGGATCCTTCAAACACC GTCGCAATATACTCTCGTGCCCCCTAGAATTAGACACCATATAGAGAAAATGCTCTCACATTTTAACCCTTCGCTTCCCAAACATGCGACATCTCAAACGACCCTTTCTGATTACGCCTCGGCTGGCGACGTATCCGAAAATTTCCTTTTCCTATCTCCGACTGATATTACTACGATATTAGATGTCATATTTCCCAAAGCAGGGTCGTTGAACTCAGCCGAGCCTACTCAAAACTTCCCGAATTCGCTATCCCCCACCTTTTGTTCCGGCCCCAATGACGGACGGACATTCGAACCAAGTCTTTTCCAAGGAAGAATGAATTCCTTTTCAAGTCGGTCTTTCAGCGCCAAAACTGTGTTCACCACCGAAATAAGTTCTCAGGATTCGCCAAAGTCTTATTATGTTTCGCCGAGCAGGACTGCTAGTCCCGTTTCGCCACAAGAATCATTCTCCCGCAATGCGGATCGCATTCGCTACGAGCTTTCCGAAATAAATGAATCCGAGGATCGTCATTCGTTGGGCGCCCCTACGAGTGAAGATTGGGCGATCATCGCCATCTCGACTGATGGACATCGGCTTTCTTTACAGTTGGACGGAGAAGACTCCGTGTCTCTGGAAGCCACGCCTACTAATCTGGCTGGTTTGTCAATGGAAGATCAAAACGCGCTAGAGAATGCTATTTTTAGGCTCACGGATGAATTTGATCCTTTGTCAAACGTGGCCAGCGCGGACAATGGATCGAATACACCTGACTGTGCTGAAAGTGAATCTTCCCTAAGGCGTGGATTTATAAATGCTATGATCCGCTGTCAGCGTCAGTCGGATTTTCCTACTTCCCACTACTGGTGGAATGCAGCGCGTTTGCTACGGATTGTCGCCAAGGGACGTCCCACATCTGCCACGGACGATAAGGTACTTAACCCGCTATATTGGGCAGCGAAGCACTCTGCAGATTTCGATTTCTCGATCGTCAACCAGTGCTCGCCAAAGACTATTGGACTAAAACATACTCTGAACCATTTTCAGGGTCAAGTCAAGTCAGCCATGGGAAGTTTGGCGAAGTTAAGAAATAAAATGTGGTATATGACTGATGTCAAAAACTCTCTGCGGTATGAAGATGCAAGGAATGTAGCTCTCGCTTTGAAGTCGATGGCGGGTTTCCAAGCTTTATCAGCCGCTCCTGAACCCAAGTCGAAATTTGGGTCCCGGTCGCTTGGTggttcttttcttcaaaaaccGGAAATTCAAGTTATGAACGTGATGAAAGCTCCGGCTAGCCAGGGAGGACCTACTAAACTATCAGACGAGCAAGTTGATATCACGAGAAAATGGCTTCACCGTTCTGGAATCGATAATTTTTGTcggggagaggagagaatACATCGATTTTCTTACGAGGTCAAGACAAGCGTCAGCAAGCTCGTTGGAGAATCGATGTACGATAGTCCGGTTCTCTGGTCGAGTGAGCTCTTTCAAAAGGAGCGATCGATGTTCGAAGCAGCTGGCGCGCGTCCTCTTACGGGCCTCAGCACGGGAACAAGCATTCGCCCATCAAGCATTACGAGTGAGGAGAGTCTATATCCTTACCCATCACAGTCCCTTGGTGGTCGAAACTTAGACTCTCTTTTCCGTGCACCTAATGATGTTCCGTCGCTCGTGCGGAAGTCTTCTTTCCAAAGCATCGGGTCTGACAGATGGAAGACGAAGGATGGTGGCGCGGACACATCCTCTATCGGTGACTCGCCTGGTCGGGCAGCCTCGACTGTTGAATCTTACCAACCATTCTGGTCCCCGATTCACACCCAGGCCCAGTCTACTACGAGCATATCTAGCTTCCAATCCCGCCCGGCATCAATGGTCAGTGATGTTTTAACAACGCGAAGACTTGAACGCACCCCCCCAGGGAAAGCTGCTTTCTTGGATGAGTTGAGGCAGACCTTGACCAGTCTGCTATTAAGCGACCTTGGTTCTCCTGTCTGGAGTTGTGGAAGCGAGACCGATGCATGGTTTTCAGATTATCTGAACCAGGCCCGAATTCGGGACCAGATGGCCAAGAATGAAAGACTCGACCGGTTCCTGGCTGACCTTTCTGCGCCTCTGAGCATTCGACCCGAGGATGACCCGATTTGTCGATCTGGAAAAAGTCTGCGGCGGAGTCTATCTGCAGTTTCTCTGTTATCTAGATCCAAAGTAGCGAATCTTGCAACGGGGTCGGAAGCTGCAGGCAATGCGGAAAGGGAAACAGAGGATAACTTCGCTTTCGGATACAACGAGGCATTCCGGCGGTTGATGGATCAATTCTCGCGGCACGCAAACCCCTTCACAAAATTAAGAGCTTTGAATGATCTTCGTCGTCTTGTAATCGCATCTTTGACAATCGGCAATGGAAGCGTCGAGCTTGTCAATAATCAGTTTGCTGCCCTACCTAGGATTTATCGAAGGCAAGGACGTGGTCACAGGAATAGTGTATCGGAAGGCTCGAAGCCACTCAATGTAGCCGATGACCAGACTCCGACCCCGTCCTCGCCTGTTCCAGCTACGAATGAGATCTCGAGTGGATCTTCGGCAAACAGTCTACCGAGTGATAACCAAATCATTCGCGCATTACGAGAGCTCATCCAGAAGTTCCAGCCGAAAACATTATTTAGAGATTTGCAATTCATTGCTGCTTTCGTTCCTTCGGAGGTATTGAACAAGGCTGACGCAGGAACTGCATTTTTGCAATTCGGTTTGGCTGCGTTCGAATTGAAGGATGACGTGTGCCATAGCATGGTTCAGATCGCAGACAACATTGTCTCTCAAGAGCTAAACAAACGACAACGTCAATCACCCTTCTCTCCAAGAATTGGCAACGGCATCGAAGATGCGGCTAGAATGTGGATTATTACAGCACAGGAAGGCAATGCTGTGGCACAACGAGAGCTAGCCATCCTGTACCTCACTCACCCAGAAATATTGCCGCGGGTCACATTTCCCCTTACGATGCCACGTGAGACTTTCAACCGTGACATGATGTATCGGCGAGACTTGGAATTGAAATCTGACCCACAGAGCCTGTGTCTTGCGCTGCACTGGATGCAGCTGTCTGCCGCTGGCGGTGACGAGCTAGCGCAAAATAGACTGCGAGAACGAGAAGAATTCGAATCACTTGCGTAA
- a CDS encoding uncharacterized protein (TransMembrane:2 (i28-51o71-91i)) has translation MTAVSSIILLKRKIKKQRNHFVGSEHDYGSFIDICLGIWFLLFSIPLFKLWLFSYMFDTEFDSSASGDVSIALHSFYFFYGMILRGPFWFYRSSLKPTPVSFYGIAFLQWEDDSH, from the coding sequence ATGACTGCTGTGTCATCTATCATTTTACtgaagagaaaaataaaaaagcaaCGAAATCATTTTGTTGGATCCGAACACGATTATGGGAGTTTCATTGATATCTGTTTGGGTATCTggtttcttttgttttcaaTTCCCCTGTTCAAGTTATGGCTCTTTTCATACATGTTTGACACCGAATTTGACTCCAGTGCTTCTGGAGATGTCTCGATAGCTTTAcattctttttatttcttctacGGCATGATATTACGGGGTCCTTTTTGGTTCTATCGTTCAAGTCTAAAGCCGACCCCAGTGTCTTTTTACGGAATCGCTTTTTTACAGTGGGAGGATGACAGTCACTAA
- a CDS encoding uncharacterized protein (EggNog:ENOG410PNFQ~COG:S~BUSCO:15494at33183): MATQQIPVPHSGENMPKRPKGILKNSSSSLQTTSFSPPGQAQTSPTSPQSLFKAHSPLDNKELTLQNTIYNAGKQYNPASRRQSTASKSNGADENSPRLKWDEVNLYLTEQERSSTMKIDEPKTPYVPHYDPDLEEDDEDDPDVGGIDADDVAVDELDMYNASKKVGRHRRVREDDIPDLDLGEPEEPYWQDTNDDSRITKVQTMSDASMSGKPEKHVVVGEDVGDALHRTQSQEERDKHTAFEERRKKHYEMSGVKNLLAHPENADDLEDDDNDEDTSKQPPPIPGLPERFAKS, translated from the exons ATGGCAACGCAACAAATACCGGTTCCTCACTCCGGTGAGAACATGCCAAAGCGACCCAAGG GCATACTCAAAAATTCCTCTTCTTCGCTCCAGACCACATCCTTCTCGCCTCCTGGCCAAGCACAAACCTCTCCCACCTCTCCTCAATCCCTTTTTAAGGCACATTCACCCCTCGACAACAAGGAACTTACCCTCCAAAACACCATCTACAATGCTGGCAAGCAATACAACCCCGCATCTCGACGTCAGTCCACTGCTTCGAAATCTAACGGTGCCGATGAAAACTCCCCCAGATTAAAGTGGGACGAAGTAAATCTATATCTCACCGAGCAGGAGCGATCGTCCACGATGAAAATCGATGAGCCGAAGACCCCGTACGTCCCGCATTATGACCCTGATCTAGAGGAGGATGACGAGGACGATCCGGACGTTGGAGGTATCGATGCAGATGATGTTGCTGTGGATGAGTTGGACATGTACAACGCTTCGAAGAAGGTTGGGCGGCATCGAAGAGTCCGAGAGGATGATATCCCTGATTTAGATTTGGGAGAACCAGAGGAGCCATATTGGCAGGATACGAATGATGATTCGAGAATTACGAAGGTGCAGACTATGAGCGATGCTAGCATGAGTGGAAAACCGGAGAAGCATGTAGTGGTGGGCGAAGACGTCGGAGATGCGCTTCATCGGACACAGAGCCAGGAAGAGAGGGACAAGCATACCGCATTCGAAGAGCGACGAAAGAAGCATTACGAAATGTCTGGTGTCAAGAATCTCCTGGC GCATCCAGAAAATGCCGATGACCTGGAGGACGATGATAACGACGAGGATACCTCCAAACAGCCCCCTCCAATCCCTGGTCTCCCAGAACGTTTTGCCAAATCATAA
- the SFH5 gene encoding Non-classical phosphatidylinositol transfer protein (PITP) (EggNog:ENOG410PM5W~COG:U~TransMembrane:1 (o312-331i)), with protein sequence MEKVQEQPAQTLSETAERPAERVVEQPQDSAATAALSGDSKEAETEKPAEVAPKEDSKEAPAPPPAATTAATADNANSDIIEEVKDKAGANTQVADPKPQEPADTRPSYLVNNAALSQFFDRLAPIVEKAGHNEMWGVPLKDAQDAPTVNIMIKFLRANEGNVKLAEEQLVKALEWRKKMNPLALAESAAFPSSKFKGLGYITTYRDPTTETNVVFTWNIYGSVKNVDLTFGNLEEFIKWRVALMELAIRELRLETATSVMDYNGEDPYQMIQVHDYQNVSFIRMNPNIRAASRETIEVFSTAYPELLKEKYFVNLPVVMGWVFTALKVFLSKNTIRKFHPITNGVNLAREFTTFGEEIPKTYGGKGDVLADSGWTVTLQDDKAPETKPEENGNASQAPEAEPASGNPAQTDATNGPAKDDAPKNDKPAVPTDTKTDAPADAPANTLADAPADSRPN encoded by the exons ATGGAAAAGGTCCAAGAACAACCCGCTCAGACATTGAGTGAGACCGCTGAACGACCTGCTGAAAGGGTGGTTGAACAGCCTCAGGACAGCGCTGCTACTGCGGCTCTCTCTGGCGACTCCAAGGAGGCTGAGACTGAGAAGCCTGCCGAAGTAGCACCCAAAGAAGACTCCAAGGAAGCTCCTGCTCCACCACCAGCTGCCACCACAGCGGCCACTGCAGACAACGCCAATTCTGACATTATCGAAGAAGTCAAAGACAAAGCCGGCGCGAATACCCAAGTTGCTGATCCGAAACCCCAGGAACCAGCCGACACGCGTCCTTCTTACCTCGTCAATAACGCGGCGCTATCCCAGTTCTTCGACCGCCTCGCCCCGATCGTTGAGAAAGCCGGCCACAATGAAATGTGGGGAGTCCCCCTTAAGGATGCTCAGGATGCTCCTACTGTCAACATCATGATCAAGTTCTTGCGAGCCAACGAAGGGAATGTGAAACTTGCAGAGGAACAGCTTGTCAAAGCCCTTGAGTGGCGTAAAAAGATGAACCCCCTTGCATTGGCTGAGAGTGCAGCTTTCCCCTCAAGTAAATTCAAGGGTCTCGGCTACATCACAACCTATCGTGATCCGACCACCGAGACAAATGTAGTCTTTACCTGGAACATTTACGGTTCAGTCAAGAATGTCGACTTGACCTTTGGCAACCTGGAAGA GTTTATAAAATGGCGCGTTGCCCTTATGGAGTTGGCCATCCGCGAGCTTCGCCTTGAAACAGCTACTTCAGTCATGGATTACAACGGCGAAGATCCTTATCAAATGATCCAAGTTCACGACTATCAGAACGTTAGTTTCATTCGTATGAATCCAAATATCCGGGCGGCGTCTCGTGAAACTATTGAAGTCTTCAGCACCGCTTATCCCGAGCTTTTGAAGGAGAAATACTTCGTCAATTTGCCAGTTGTGATGGGATGGGTCTTTACTGCTCTCAAGGTATTCCTTAGCAAGAATACGATCCGCAAATTCCATCCAATCACCAACGGAGTCAACTTGGCTCGTGAATTCACCACCTTTGGCGAAGAAATTCCGAAGACCTACGGTGGAAAAGGTGATGTTCTGGCGGACTCTGGTTGGACCGTCACGCTCCAGGATGATAAAGCCCCTGAAACCAAGCCTGAAGAGAATGGGAATGCATCTCAAGCTCCGGAGGCTGAACCTGCCAGTGGAAACCCTGCCCAGACAGATGCTACTAACGGACCTGCTAAAGATGACGCACCAAAGAACGACAAGCCCGCCGTCCCAACTGACACCAAAACTGACGCCCCAGCCGACGCTCCAGCCAATACTTTGGCCGATGCTCCCGCTGATTCTCGCCCAAATTAG
- a CDS encoding uncharacterized protein (BUSCO:216747at4751~EggNog:ENOG410PI43~COG:K~BUSCO:6955at33183): protein MLVWNPDNIKDVAESVGINALNEEVVDHLARDVEYRVSQVLEESHKFMRHGKRTLLTTQDVSNALRVLDVEPLYGYESTRPLKFGEATIGPGQPLFYVEDDEVDFEKLINAPLPRVPREITFTAHWLAVEGVQPTIPQNPTSADSRNLELISKGPNANANLAAMSGNENVTVKPLVKHILSKELQLYFERVCSAFLDESNEEYRLSAFASLKEDPGLHQLVPYFVQFISEKVTHSLKDLFVLTQVMHMTEALIQNKTLYVDPYVASLIPPVLTCVIGRQLEGGSDPLDHFTLRDLAGSLIGMISKKYSHSSHRLKPRLARTFLKNFMDPSKPFGTHYGAIIGLHSIGGPDVIRELIIPNLPTYEVVLKDVAGDEGLRKSEAEKVIGVILAALSTIQDEKAPLTNGVANGAMETLSKQLTKKIGGILASRIIDSGNVRLAQAILGKF, encoded by the exons ATGCTTGTGTGGAATCCAGACAATATCAAAGATGTCGCTGAATCAGTGGGGATAAACGCACTGAATGAAGAAGTCGTCGACCATCTCGCGAGAGACGTCGAGTATCGCGTCTCTCAGGTACTGGAAGAATCGCATAAGTTTATGAGGCACGGAAAACGCACACTGCTCACGACCCAGGACGTCTCAAATGCATTGAGAGTACTTGATGTTGAGCCTCTGTATGGCTACGAGTCTACTCGTCCGTTGAAGTTTGGGGAAGCTACGATTGGACCCGGACAACCGCTGTTTTACGTCGAAGATGATGAGGTGGATTTCGAGAAGTTGATCAATGCGCCGCTGCCTAGAGTGCCGAGAGAGATAACTTTCACTG CTCACTGGTTGGCTGTGGAAGGAGTCCAGCCAACGATCCCCCAAAACCCAACCTCCGCCGATTCACGCAATTTAGAATTAATTTCGAAAGGGCCAAATGCGAACGCTAATCTGGCTGCGATGAGCGGGAACGAGAACGTCACAGTGAAACCTCTAGTGAAGCATATTCTCTCTAAGGAGCTGCAGCTTTACTTTGAGAGAGTTTGCAGCGCTTTTTTGGATGAGTCGAACGAGGAGTATCGCCTGTCTGCCTTTGCTAGCCTGAAGGAGGACCCCGGCTTGCACCAGCTCGTACCGTATTTCGTCCAGTTCATATCAGAGAAGGTCACCCATAGTTTGAAGGATCTTTTCGTGTTAACGCAGGTCATGCATATGACCGAAGCGTTGATTCAGAATAAAACGCTATATGTTGACCCATAT GTTGCCTCCCTGATTCCGCCGGTATTGACCTGCGTTATTGGGCGCCAACTTGAAGGTGGATCGGACCCCCTGGATCACTTTACGCTTCGCGATTTAGCTGGGTCTCTCATCGGAATGATCAGCAAGAAGTATTCGCATTCGTCACATAGGCTTAAGCCCCGACTGGCGAGAACATTCTTGAAGAACTTCATGGATCCCAGCAAGCCCTTTGGAACGCATTATGGTGCAATAATCGGTTTACATTCGATCGGAGGACCCGATGTTATTCGCGAGCTAATCATTCCCAATCTTCCAACATATGAAGTTGTTCTCAAGGATGTCGCTGGAGATGAAGGGCTGCGGAAGTCGGAAGCCGAAAAGGTTATAGGAGTTATCCTTGCAGCTCTTTCCACGATTCAGGATGAGAAAGCACCTCTTACGAACGGAGTTGCAAATGGGGCGATGGAGACGCTAAGCAAACAGTTGACTAAAAAGATCGGAGGAATACTAGCTTCACGAATAATCGATTCTGGCAACGTACGGCTTGCTCAGGCTATTCTTGGGAAGTTTTGA
- the SPE2 gene encoding spermidine resistance protein (BUSCO:283177at4751~EggNog:ENOG410PHE5~COG:E~BUSCO:6690at33183) has translation MVSVQIPNNYSTSPSSFVGTPSLTINHGATIDLDSSNAFEGPEKLLEVWFSPSAHDLAGTAVPTGLKAVSPEIWKGMLDLVNCQVLSIVESDDVDAYLLSESSMFVFPHKLILKTCGTTTLLLGLPRILEIAALHAGFPKNSPPCYGGISSAAAPYRVFYSRKNFLFPDRQRGPHRSWRDEVKTLDKLFLGGSAYMIGKMNGEHWYLYLTEPFTSLTPPTTPNHETSIKSLTLPEAMNGMQPENRRCDESDETLEILMTDLDEKNAKQFYLDHASAVAEDRHRSLHQNNDHHLDVFSNNSSDNSDIESDAGQSLPPELTSEGHALGTVVSDSCGLSDVYPVNKYPDARVDAYLFTPCGFSANGVVPSPDNKSGTHYFTVHVTPEPHCSYASFETNVPHAQSGRETADIVKHVVEIFKPGRFSVTLFEAKPPHADAPSIYDSKALQRHAVLRNAKMEHIPGYRRVDRIVHDLDGYDLVFRYYERNDWRGGAPRIGETGF, from the exons ATGGTCAGCGTTCAAATCCCAAACAATTACTCCACTTCGCCATCCTCATTCGTGGGGACGCCGTCGTTGACGATTAATCATGGCGCGACCATAGATCTTGATTCGAGCAACGCCTTTGAGG GCCCCGAAAAGCTTCTCGAAGTATGGTTCAGCCCGTCTGCCCACGATCTCGCTGGGACAGCCGTTCCCACCGGACTTAAAGCTGTCTCGCCGGAGATCTGGAAGGGCATGCTTGATTTGGTCAACTGTCAAGTTCTGTCAATCGTCGAATCCGATGATGTCGATGCCTACCTATTGTCCGAATCAAGCATGTTTGTCTTCCCTCACAAACTGATTCTCAAAACGTGTGGCACAACAACACTTCTACTGGGCCTGCCTCGAATCTTGGAAATCGCAGCCTTGCATGCAGGCTTTCCGAAAAACAGCCCGCCTTGCTATGGCGGCATCTCAAGCGCTGCAGCCCCGTATCGGGTATTTTACAGTCGCAAAAATTTCCTATTCCCGGACCGCCAGCGTGGTCCTCACCGCAGCTGGCGCGATGAGGTCAAAACGTTGGATAAGCTCTTCTTAGGAGGAAGTGCCTATATGATCGGTAAAATGAATGGTGAACACTGGTATCTTTACCTGACTGAACCGTTTACGTCGTTAACGCCACCTACGACGCCGAATCACGAGACTTCCATCAAGTCATTGACTTTACCCGAGGCAATGAATGGCATGCAGCCAGAGAACAGGCGATGCGATGAAAGTGACGAGACTCTTGAGATATTGATGACTGATCTGGACGAGAAGAATGCAAAGCAATTCTATCTCGACCATGCGAGTGCGGTCGCAGAAGATCGTCATCGATCTCTCCACCAGAACAACGATCATCATTTGGATGTATTCAGCAACAATTCTTCTGACAATAGTGATATCGAGTCGGATGCTGGACAATCGCTGCCACCCGAGTTAACAAGCGAAGGTCATGCTTTAGGTACCGTGGTTTCTGACTCCTGCGGGCTCTCAGATGTCTATCCTGTGAACAAGTACCCGGATGCCCGTGTCGATGCCTACCTATTCACTCCATGTGGGTTTTCTGCCAACGGGGTTGTTCCGTCCCCTGACAATAAGTCTGGCACCCATTATTTTACGGTCCATGTGACTCCTGAGCCTCATTGCTCATACGCATCGTTTGAAACCAACGTTCCGCATGCTCAGTCTGGCCGTGAAACTGCCGATATTGTCAAACACGTCGTGGAGATCTTCAAGCCTGGACGCTTCAGTGTTACTTTGTTCGAAGCAAAGCCTCCCCATGCTGATGCACCCAGCATCTATGATTCTAAGGCCTTGCAACGCCATGCCGTTTTACGCAACGCAAAGATGGAGCATATCCCCGGATATCGACGTGTTGACCGTATTGTCCACGACCTGGACGGATATGACCTCGTGTTCCGCTACTACGAACGTAATGATTGGAGAGGAGGAGCCCCAAGAATTGGTGAAACTGGATTCTAA